aaaatcaattacttacATAGAACCTACTACTTCTAAAAATTCATCTCTAGAGATTATTGAATCTGAAGAAAGTGATTCAAGTGATAGTTCCATCATTGAAGTAAAAGttgtaaaaattgttaaacatAAATCAACAAATATGCAAGGTACatcaaaaacaaaagaaacacaagaaacaaaagtaaaagaaaacttaGCTACTATTAATTCATCAAATATTAGATGTTCacaaaataatgtaaatattttattttatacatggtatgaaataattttattttttttttaaatattcaatatatatattttataggatattaaacaaaattctaATACATCAAACATATCAATACGTAAACGTCCACCTGGAAAAACATTCCAAAAGgttagtgtgtatatatatatatgtatattacatattttgaaattattacatattacttaattatatatttttattgattaatcTAGGCACATGTTAAAATACCTGTTAAAAGAATAAGACTTTAGATCGTTACGAAGCAAAGTGGAACTAGCGAAGATGGTGGAGTATACTATGGTTTTTTAGATAAACGAAgactttataataattacatttatgtataaatcCAAAGAAAATTAGCTCTTTCCTGTTGAAATCTGAGATATTTCTGCCAAATATGCTGGCAAGAACATTACAGTCACAAACCTTATTACTACTGTgtctatatagatattatacgtTGTGCATatgaaatttaaacaaaagatAAACCTTAAATCCTTGATCTCTGGAATAAGGATTTTCAGATAGTAATTGATTGAATTTGAGTCATTCATCATGCCAATGAAAGCAATTACAATTAATGGAATACTTAAAACTATTCAATGGGAATGAgttaataatcaaatattaattgggtttcattaaaaagtattaattttatttcatacgataaaatattatcaaaatatatttaataaaaatattattttttataataaaagaaatgttcaatcaagattattagaaaaatttctatgttgattaaatttaaattagttCATAATTCACTCACACTACATGTATCGAGATGGCGCTGATGTTTACAAATTTTAAGTTAATGGCGATTGTCAATGATggtatcatatattttatgacaTACGTACATAAGCATAAGCGTGGAACTGTGGTGTGTAGTGACACTTGTTATGTGCACGTGAATATTTTACAGCAAATATAATTGTTGTTTATCGCATCTTTGAAAGTTGAAAGAATTATAAGAAATGGTAAATGTTCTGAAAGGAATTCTTGTAGAATGGTATGTAAGTTTATgtaaaagagaattaataataatacgttatAGCAGTTATGTACttttactttaaatattattactatgaatatataattttatcgtatattaaattatattatatgtaagttaaatattttttatagtgaTGCGGCTATGAAACAATTCCTTCTACATTTAGATGAAACACTTGCTTTAGGAAGAAAGTTTATAATTCAAGATCTGGACGAAAggcatttatttatatccattGATATTTTAGAAACATTACAAGCAAAAGTGGATGATCTTATGGATCAAATATCATTTCCATTAGctgaaaaaggaatataattaacataaataaagaaataaattttaagaaatattaataaaaatggctGCAAGAGAATCAGGTAGAATAAAGGATGCTTATCAGAAAAGGATCCTTGATGATGCAGCACGCAAGCGTAGACAAAAGAAAGCGTTAGAAGCTTTGGAACAAGATAATTTTCATGATGATCCACATGCGGATTTAggtgaatttttatatcacttaTTGTTatgttatttgatttttacaaagttgattatatataagataatattaaagatataacAATTTCATATCTTGAAATTGATATAACATTGTTTTCAGTAATGAGCAAGAAAGTACCAAAATTTCAAGAAACATTGGACAATAGAGgtggtagaaaaaaaaagactagaTCGGCGGAATATTATAAGCAACGTTTTCGTAAAACATTTGGCCAACTGGTTGAAGAGGATCTTAATGCAAATCCATCTTCACCTAATTATGCCTCTGCACAAGCTCCACCATCTCGTTTTCCTGAAAGACATTTTTGTGCAGTTTGTGGTTTTCCTAGTAATTATACATGCATCCCATGTGGTGCTAGATACTGTAGTGTCAAGTGTTTGGGTACGCATCTTGATACAAGATGTTTAAAATGGACAGCTTAGATGAAaagtttaattttactttttatttctcggtgtattataaagacaataaaactgaacatttttaaagagaaaattagatataatattttgtataatatatgagCTTTATATGATACAAATTAAAGTATATATCAgttttatcttataaatattataaaataattgggAAAGTATTGCAATcataattatctataatttaattatttaataataaaaatgttgaatttattgagtcatacacatatacatatgttcttttaataataaatttattattaaaatgtaacacaggtgaagaaaagaaaattaagattCATGATGCTAATAAAAAGATGATAGGACAAATTgttttaatcatatattttagacaaaaattattataatgtgGAAATgtctattattcttttttctttttttaaaaaagatatttttttaaaagtagtcacgatattgataaaaaattcgaaaaaatcgtaagaattaaaaaggCATCGTAAAACAGCTAATGAACGTAGTGTCGCTATCGCGAGTCACGATAATGACGGAAGCGTGCAAATTATATCGAGAAAGTCGTTCTGTGAGAAAAGTGTTTGAAAACACAATTGTAGTGCCATGAATAGGAGAAAAAAGTGATAATGGTATCGAATGTGGGTTTAAGAAAGATTTATTAGTCTTAACAATAGCGAGAAATCGAAGTGTTCGCAAAGTGTATAGGTtagttcaaataaaatataacaatagtttgatataaaatatcactgtcatgtatatacgtaattatacaagcgattaataaatcattttttatttctactttttttttttaacaaattaatcttatttttactttccgTCATGCGAATGATAtcgttttcaaaataataataatttttaaatctatttcaTAAACCTACGATATTAGATcgaacataataaataaataaataactaaataaataaacaaataaataaacaaataaatatatatacatttatttattgtaaaagtaaggagaaaatttttatttttgtgatAATTGTatcgtaattttatataaataattttgaatctTCACTTTTCGTTGAGAACGTATCTTACGAAATGTTAATTCAATGATATCGATAATAGTAGGAATCTTTTTAGCCGGTAATGTCGGTAATATCgataagagagaggaaatgagaaaaaggatagagaatgaaaagagggagaaaagcgATCGGTAGTAATTCGAACGTATCATGTCTTTGAAATTTGCCCTCTGTCGGCGTGTCCTCGCGTTAATTCGATCATCAGGTGTTTGAAAGATTCACGCACGCAGATTAGTTCGTTCAGGCTTTTCGTACTCGTGTGTGTTACGTCCTCGTTCGATAAGTGTGTCGAATTAatccaaataaattaaattaatcgtcgaataagaaaaagagagaaagagagaatacttTAGTTAAACAGAACTACAAAGAACATGAATATAAAAGCTCATAACCATAAATAATCGGCGAAGTTAATGGGACGAGTTTTTGTATTCGAATAGTATTTATCATTGAAAGAGACTAAGTAGCAATATCAACAAGATCAACAAAAAGGTAAATGACTAATAtgatttttaacgattaaaattctAAGTGCTATTAAAttacgtatatttaatttcttttatcgttgaGCAAAGTAACACGATTTTGATTGCACGTTGGATGATGAAGAAGTTAAAAgggcaaaagaaagagagagggagaggaagagagagagagagagagagagagagagagagagagagagagagagagagaaagaaaagaaaaggacaaaaaagaagtgagTTAATATTGACAACAAGTGGGACAAGGTAAAAGGAAATGAACTAAGTTTTCTCGTCTTCTTGATGTGATCACGAGCATGGACGCGGATGTTCTTACGTTTGTACACATTTCGATAAgatcttttcatctctctctctccctccctctctctctctctctctctctctctctctctctcagtcacTCACTTTTTCTCATAATCTCtcaatatctctctctccctgtttctctctctctctctctctctctctctctctctctctctctctctctctctctctctctctctatctcatttACTTTTTCACACGTTTTTTCAAAGGTGTGCGAATGTTTAATTGCAGAGTTAATTACGGTCTATCCGCACGACGCAGTTAAGTGTTATGACGAGTTTAAACTCTTGCACGGATAAAAGTTTATGTCATCTCGATAAACCTTCGAGGGATGTAGTAGAATCCGATGTTAAAACGTTGGAGGATAAACTTCCTAAGGAATTGAGTCGTCTAGAATCTCAAGTTGCCGGGCATTCCTTTGATAATGAAAAACAGACGATCGGTAAGTTATTTTGTTAttctctaatttttattttttgtttaaatatatatctaattaaaataaataaataagtatatatatgtatttatttttttattatatacatatatacacctattcttttttgtttaaatacgtcataatcttatttttcattttatttcgtcgATGACAATATATCATCGAAGCATCTTCATACAATCTAATTCAAATTTGAATTCTCTGAATTAGATCGTTCATAGGTAAATAAACACTAATACGCTAATgatccttctctttcgtaaGCTTCGTAAGCTGACGTCATTTTAATCTCTCACGACTTTATAATGATCTAATTGTCATTAAAACTATCATTATTGCATTAAGTATCTTGGATAACGAGCGATTCGCAAGATTTTCACGATTTCGAGGAAAACTCGAGTAATTTAGTAGTAGTTAGTTTAGTCTTTATAGAAAGTGAGTCAACTTTGTTTCGTCGAAACAAAGGTAATAATTGtttctcttatataatataagacattattttcttatttaaatagtCGTCCAGTGTTAATTCATTCGTcaagttattttctttattaattaattgagcgaggaagaaagtaaaaaattaattgagtgaggaagaaagtaaacaagaaaaaaaaagaaaaaaaaaataaataaataaataaaaagatgactGTATAAAGGAAGGAATAGGAATcgtcaattattaaaaaagaatcgcATTTAAATAACAATCAATTTATACCATCGCGTTA
Above is a window of Vespula vulgaris chromosome 4, iyVesVulg1.1, whole genome shotgun sequence DNA encoding:
- the LOC127063307 gene encoding general transcription factor IIH subunit 5; its protein translation is MVNVLKGILVECDAAMKQFLLHLDETLALGRKFIIQDLDERHLFISIDILETLQAKVDDLMDQISFPLAEKGI
- the LOC127063305 gene encoding zinc finger HIT domain-containing protein 1, which translates into the protein MAARESGRIKDAYQKRILDDAARKRRQKKALEALEQDNFHDDPHADLVMSKKVPKFQETLDNRGGRKKKTRSAEYYKQRFRKTFGQLVEEDLNANPSSPNYASAQAPPSRFPERHFCAVCGFPSNYTCIPCGARYCSVKCLGTHLDTRCLKWTA